In Nitrospira sp. MA-1, the genomic window GCTTCTGCCTTCACGGGAAGTTCAACTCCAGCATGCTCTAGAAGTTGAGCTAGCTTCCCAAGTGGTAATCCCACGACCGTGGGATAATCTCCGTCAATTTTTTCGATAAGATGTGCTCCTTTTCCTTGAATGGAATAGGCACCGGCTTTCCCCAGGCTATCTTGTGTCGCCAGGTATGCCTGCAAGTCGGTATCTGAAAAGTCCTTGACCCAGACTTTGACGGTTTCTACCCATGTTTCCTCTATCTGTTTAGCCTTGCCTACCAAAACCAAACCGGTATGGACGAGATGGCATCGGCCGCGCAAGCGAGTCAGCATATGGTGGGCATCTTCGAGGTCTGCCGGTTTGCCAAGGATCTGGCCATCCAATTCAATGACGGTGTCACTGCCGATGGCAAGGCTGTCCGGATAGTGACTCGCCACGGATTGGGCTTTTTCAAAGGACAGGCGTCGGACATGATTGGCGGGTGTTTCTTGGCCGAAGACTTCTTCATTGATTTCGGGCGGAATGATTTCAAAGGGAATTCCCAAGAGGGTCAGCAATTCTTTTCGACGAGGCGACGAGGAGGCCAGGATGAGGTGAGGATCTGGCATTTAGGAGGTGGTGATGGTGGCCGGTATGTCCATGTTCTGGTTGTCTATGGCACGGGCTTGATACTGGTTGACCAAATTGATCACATCTGTTGTGGAATGGGTACGAACGAGTTGTGCGCGCATTGCCGCAGCATAGGGAAATCCGGAGCAATACCAGCCTAAGTGTTTGCGCATGCGTACGAAACGCTCTGGCCCATGGACCCGTTCAAACAGGGAGGCATGTTGGATCATGATCCTGAATTTTTCTTCCAGGGTTGGAGTATGCTGTGGTGGAATGCAAGCTTGTCCGATCCGCAACATCTCTCGTATCTGTGGAATCCCCTGAAAAACCCATGGGTTGCCGAGTGAGCCACGGCCAATCAACACGCCGTTAACGCGGGATTCCCGAATGCGGGCAGCAGATTCTCCCAGACTCTGAATATCGCCATTACCCATGACAAGAATGCCGTGCGGCTGGATTCGGCTTGCGGCGAGGGCGATCGCCTCCCAATCGGATTGCCCCCGGTACATTTGTGATAGCGTA contains:
- a CDS encoding Maf family protein, yielding MPDPHLILASSSPRRKELLTLLGIPFEIIPPEINEEVFGQETPANHVRRLSFEKAQSVASHYPDSLAIGSDTVIELDGQILGKPADLEDAHHMLTRLRGRCHLVHTGLVLVGKAKQIEETWVETVKVWVKDFSDTDLQAYLATQDSLGKAGAYSIQGKGAHLIEKIDGDYPTVVGLPLGKLAQLLEHAGVELPVKAEAIYRTKPYANWKDFA